The Trypanosoma brucei brucei TREU927 chromosome 9, whole genome shotgun sequence genome includes a window with the following:
- a CDS encoding ribonuclease, putative produces MKLITRNNFEEVYPEFVAALQGASYIAVDMEFTGIDRRATTNFLRPPEEAFEDKIAAARHFSVVQIGFSIFRGTELLSPQSGRDSRGATGDPSASSAYKETMLKELQSFRPQDSDVQGLVEVLQSMANKGRVDPKDVSKMEDLRKKIRQRCSQTSAGTIYDELSAYDALDEVDKAIDLATRWEKRLTSPRRQLWARSYSFYLLPAAWLDDQDPELVLSTKTMEFLRSNNMDLNMWISEGLSVVPFEPYARARRADRIAAELSDPKKEMDAKLVALRQWMQGVTDCDIRDHLLGEFNEIENFARNGELHESLEVCLPHLSQSHLSKFNALMRDLGLRVSKRIMKKLPPEATTHETIFRNPRYFGTRLLSALVTATRQRRKPLVIHNGLSDLAFLCCLMHKEPPQNIVEFKRLVREVFPVFYDTRTLTCAPSLQSIIGLTGPLMKTYLILSEQNKTVDIYHDAANNFSTDGGPKEHDAAWDAFMTGSLFAFAQQELAQVNADYRRLCGITPVHGCIFSVHFLDDNEDCLVQPRSAAAYLLHRSDNRGFHTDSLRDKFGTLVKCVTFMYNGDDCLVTISDAAVSKRMLSQIEQILHSWAQAQGYSVTALDVEGQMNRHRIKHLTEK; encoded by the coding sequence ATGAAGCTCATTACACGGAACAATTTTGAAGAAGTTTACCCCGAATTTGTGGCTGCTCTTCAGGGTGCCTCATACATTGCCGTTGACATGGAGTTCACGGGCATTGATCGGAGAGCCACAACAAACTTCCTACGACCACCAGAGGAAGCATTCGAAGACAAGATAGCGGCCGCTCGTCACTTTTCTGTAGTTCAGATTGGCTTCAGTATTTTTCGGGGTACTGAACTCCTGTCTCCTCAAAGCGGTCGGGACTCCAGGGGTGCCACCGGTGACCCGTCTGCTTCAAGCGCATACAAGGAAACGATGTTGAAGGAATTGCAGTCCTTCCGTCCGCAGGACAGTGATGTCCAAGGGTTGGTTGAGGTTTTGCAATCTATGGCAAACAAGGGGCGGGTGGATCCTAAGGATGTTTCCAAAATGGAGGATTTGCGAAAGAAAATCAGGCAGAGGTGCTCGCAAACCAGCGCAGGCACCATATACGATGAGTTGAGTGCATACGATGCGCTTGATGAAGTGGATAAGGCGATTGATCTTGCTACTCGCTGGGAAAAACGACTGACCTCCCCCAGGCGTCAGTTATGGGCACGCAGCTACTCCTTTTACTTGCTTCCCGCTGCTTGGTTGGATGATCAAGATCCCGAGTTGGTACTGTCGACGAAAACGATGGAGTTCCTGCGGAGCAATAATATGGATTTAAACATGTGGATCTCCGAGGGGTTGTCCGTCGTTCCATTCGAACCATACGCGAGGGCGCGAAGGGCTGATCGCATTGCAGCTGAGCTATCGGAtccaaaaaaggagatggaTGCGAAGTTGGTTGCTCTGAGGCAGTGGATGCAGGGGGTTACGGATTGTGACATACGGGATCACTTGCTCGGTGAGTTTAACGAAATTGAGAATTTTGCTCGCAACGGTGAACTACACGAAAGCTTGGAAGTGTGCTTACCTCACCTCAGCCAATCCCACCTATCTAAATTTAATGCGTTGATGCGGGATTTGGGATTGCGGGTCTCGAAGCGAATCATGAAGAAGTTACCACCGGAGGCTACGACTCATGAAACCATCTTTCGGAACCCGCGGTACTTCGGCACACGTTTGCTCTCCGCTCTCGTAACGGCCACTCGGCAGAGGCGCAAACCTCTCGTCATTCACAATGGTTTATCGGATTTGGCGTTCCTTTGCTGTTTGATGCACAAAGAACCTCCGCAGAACATCGTGGAGTTTAAGCGACTTGTGCGCGAAGTGTTCCCAGTGTTCTACGATACTCGGACGTTAACATGTGCACCTTCTTTGCAAAGCATTATCGGACTCACTGGACCTCTAATGAAGACATATCTCATCCTTAGCGAGCAAAACAAGACGGTAGATATTTATCATGATGCGGCGAATAATTTTTCTACAGATGGTGGACCGAAAGAGCATGATGCAGCCTGGGATGCCTTTATGACAGGCAGTCTCTTTGCTTTCGCGCAGCAAGAGCTTGCGCAGGTGAATGCAGATTACCGCCGCCTGTGCGGCATCACTCCAGTTCATGGTTGCATATTTAGTGTGCACTTTTTGGATGACAATGAAGACTGTCTTGTCCAACCACGCTCGGCAGCAGCTTATTTACTTCACAGAAGTGATAACCGTGGCTTTCATACAGATTCCCTTCGTGACAAATTTGGCACCCTCGTTAAATGCGTTACTTTCATGTATAATGGGGATGACTGCCTCGTCACAATTTCGGATGCTGCGGTGTCAAAAAGAATGTTATCTCAGATTGAGCAGATATTGCATAGCTGGGCACAGGCACAGGGTTATTCTGTAACTGCACTAGATGTGGAGGGTCAGATGAACAGGCATCGGATCAAACATTTGACTGAGAAGTAG
- a CDS encoding aminopeptidase P, putative (curated by J. Mottram), which produces MSSNCIRNTAYPFEISPDMYKEQRQRLAASMRTCMDDTHAAFLQGSSEVPVNSTDVNHLFWQESYFAYLFGCDIPDCFGAVLTDGTGILFIPRLPASYAVWMGELPTPASVKEATGVEEVYYTDEINETFAAKGVTTVEVMKGVNSDSGLNVLTAQLPQPSKLNTSTDFLFDTLSRQRCYKTDLEIDLLRYVCRVSSDAHIHVMQQCKPGMSQHQLESTFLHHVYYHGGCRKVAYTCICATGHYGAVLHYPNNDAPIEDGSMALLDMGGHYMGYASDITCSFPVNGKFTSDQVMIYNAVLDAHDSVMKSLRPGTNWVDMHKLALRVMCKHLLRAGLLMGDVDTIMQKRIMGLFQPHGLGHLLGMDVHDVGGYLEDCPKRPVESDCCKLRTARVLEKGMCLTVEPGCYINRSLLTDAFVNPEMKPHLHEEGLRKLWNFGGVRIESDVVITETGVVNLTVVPRTVEEIERTMAGVPFVGEPVVFVNQKNAP; this is translated from the coding sequence ATGTCGTCAAATTGTATTCGCAACACCGCCTATCCATTCGAGATCAGTCCAGATATGTACAAGGAGCAGCGCCAGCGCCTTGCTGCATCGATGCGGACATGCATGGATGACACACACGCCGCTTTCCTTCAAGGGAGTTCGGAGGTTCCGGTAAACTCCACTGATGTGAACCATCTCTTTTGGCAGGAGAGTTATTTCGCTTACCTATTCGGTTGTGACATTCCTGATTGTTTCGGTGCTGTTCTTACTGATGGCACTGGAattcttttcattccccGCCTCCCGGCATCATACGCGGTTTGGATGGGTGAGTTGCCCACTCCCGCAAGCGTCAAGGAGGCGACGGGCGTGGAGGAGGTTTACTACACGGATGAGATTAATGAAACATTCGCTGCGAAGGGTGTGACTACGGTTGAGGTGATGAAGGGGGTAAACAGCGACAGTGGCCTCAATGTGCTGACGGCTCAACTTCCCCAACCTTCGAAGTTGAATACATCTACtgactttctttttgataCATTAAGTCGGCAACGCTGCTACAAGACGGATTTAGAAATCGACCTTCTGCGGTATGTGTGTCGTGTTTCCAGCGATGCTCACATTCATGTGATGCAACAGTGCAAGCCCGGTATGTCCCAGCACCAACTCGAATCCACCTTTTTGCATCATGTTTATTACCACGGCGGTTGCAGGAAGGTGGCGTATACGTGCATCTGCGCTACGGGACACTACGGCGCAGTGCTGCATTACCCAAATAACGACGCACCCATTGAGGATGGCTCTATGGCCCTGCTAGATATGGGAGGCCACTACATGGGATATGCAAGTGACATTACTTGCTCCTTTCCCGTGAACGGTAAGTTTACCTCTGACCAAGTGATGATATACAATGCCGTTCTGGACGCGCACGACTCAGTGATGAAGAGTCTCAGACCCGGTACAAACTGGGTGGATATGCACAAGTTGGCGTTGCGTGTCATGTGCAAGCACTTGCTGCGTGCTGGTTTACTCATGGGAGATGTAGACACCATAATGCAAAAGCGTATTATGGGTCTCTTCCAACCTCATGGGCTGGGGCATTTGCTCGGCATGGATGTGCACGATGTAGGGGGCTACTTGGAAGATTGTCCCAAGCGCCCTGTCGAGAGCGACTGCTGTAAGTTGAGAACGGCACGGGTGCTGGAGAAGGGAATGTGCCTCACTGTGGAACCCGGTTGTTATATTAATCGTTCGCTTCTTACCGATGCCTTCGTCAACCCTGAAATGAAACCTCACCTCCATGAGGAAGGGCTCCGGAAGCTGTGGAACTTTGGTGGTGTGCGCATTGAGAGCGATGTGGTAATTACCGAAACAGGTGTCGTAAACCTTACGGTCGTCCCGCGAACAGTGGAGGAGATTGAACGCACAATGGCTGGTGTGCCATTCGTCGGTGAACCAGTGGTGTTCGTTAACCAAAAAAATGCCCcttga